GGCCAAATTACTGCTTTGGCTCCGAGGATGCGGGAGTAAATTTTACCTTCGCGGTCGTGGATGTAATAGTCAGAGGTTACGCCTGTTGCTGTTTTTGCTTTAACTTCGCAAGAAACGTAGAAGATTTCATCGCAAGGTAAGGCGCGGAATTGTTCGGAGTGGGTGAGTTGTCCTGGTAAGCATATTTCTTGATGGAAATGGTTTAGCCAAACCCATAATGGTTGTGTGCTTAAATCATTACAGTATGGGTTATGCCAATTGATAGGAAATTGCCCTTGCGTTTGGGGTGAGATTGATGCCCAATAGCATTCGGTGGTGATTTTTTCGGGGGTAATGTTAATAACTCTGGTGATTTTTTGGAATGCTGGGCCGTGGAATAATGAGGAGCTATCTTTTTGATAAAAGTCTTTACCAGTGGTGGTGATGATGTTATCTTCGCTGAGGTTTACTGATTCGTAAACTGGTGCTTCTGGCATTTTCCGCACGATTTTAATATTGGCGCGGAAGTGATAATGGGTTTTGCCTTCTGGTGTTTTACTTAAGATTGTGGTTTGTAATTCGACAAATTCCGATTCGCTTTTGGCGAGTTCTTGAACTTCGAGAATGTGTTCGCTGATGTTGGAGTTAGCGAAGGTAATTCCTTTGAGAACTTTGAATTCTTTACAACTTAAATAGCGATAACCTGGATGCAATTCTTCACAAGCGTTAATCATCCAAGACATGGCGCAGGTTGCTGGTAATACGGGAGAACCAGCAATAACATGATCATATAAGAAGGGATTTGCTTCTAATACGATGCGGCGACGAATGCGGTAGCTTTTAAGTTCTGCATCTAAGGGTGCGGGTGGGCGAATTGTGGGGCTACCGATAACTACTTGGGTGGAGTCATGGTGTGCTGGATGCAGTTCATTGACTAACATTTGTGCGCCGATATCAATGGGGATAATATCAATTCCCCGTTCGGCGAAGGCTTTTTTGAGTTCTGGTGTGACCATCCCGCTATCCCAACCGCCCCAGTTGATAGCAACTACGTGACAATTGGGATGCTTTTGTTTGAATAGATGGGCTGATTTGTTGAGAATTTCGTTAGCGATCGCATAATCAGATTGCCCAATATTCCCGTAAAATCCAGTTACGGAGGAGAACAATACTAATTGTTCTAGTTGATTGGGATTAACGCAATTCAGTAAATTTTCTAAGCCTTGAACTTTGGCTGTATAAACTTTTTCAAAGTCTTGGTCAGTTTTCTTTTCGATTAATTTATCGGCTAAGTTACCAGCACCGTGAATAATGCCAGTAATCGCTCCGGTACGTGCAACTGTGGCTGCTAGTTTTTGTTGTAGTTCAGCAACATTTGTCACATCAGCACTCAGATATTCAACCTTTGCGCCTGTTGCTTGAATTTCTGCTATCGTCTGCTTAATTTCTCGACTGGAAGCAATTTTGTTATATATTTTCTGCACACTCATGGGTGTAGGTTTCTCACCTTGAGCGAGCAGATTTTCCATGATGCGTTTTTTTAATGCAGCATCTTCAAAACAATCTTTGGCGAAGTCTGGTTCGTTTTCTAATATTTCGGAACGACCGAGCAGAATAAATGTACAAGGTTGTTGTTGTGCAAGTTTTTTAACGCAGAGGGAGGTGATTCCTTTCGCACCACCACTGACGAGAAATACTGATGAGGAACGAACCTGAGTTGCTGTTGTCATATTTGTTTGAATTTGAGAATTTATTTAAACGAACCGCCAAGGCGCAGAGGACGCGGAGAAGAAGAGTTTTTCTTTGCGCCTTTGCGCCTTTGCGTGAGGCATTACTTAATGGAAGCCTTCAACGTAACTCGCCCTTGGGAACCGTAACCCACTTCATTGATATAAAGATTCGAGTCGCACAGTTCGCCAATAATATGTTCAGCCGATTTTTGTGCATCTATCGCCGGACTCAAATCAATGGAGCGAGCAAATACTTTTGGCCATTCCCATCTTAGAGTTTTAGTAAGTCCAAATAAACCACCTGCGATCGCTCCATAATTGGTGTTATGCTCTAACCCAAATGCTCCATCTAAGCGCACGACTGTTAAGAAGGAACTGCGGGTGTAATTGGCGGTTTCGGTAAGAGCTTTCTTCAAGTATTTCGCTACAAAGAAGATATGCTTAACTATGGCTTTGTCTTGTTCTACAGCCTGGGGATGGATGTGAATGAAGCTGCCAATTGTACCAATATTAGTTGCGATCGCGGATAATTTGTGTTGGAGTAATTCTTCACTCATATCTGCGAGGGTGATACGTTCTACACCAGCAGGTAAGGGTGCTTGTTGAGCGATGATGGCTTGGGGGAAGCTTAATACTACTACTTTCCAACCGCGATCGCACAGGGTTTGGACTAGGTGGGAGGTGGTGAGGGAGCCATCATCTGTGATTAAGCAGATGTGTCCCTCTGGCAAACTGAACTCTAAGCTGTCTGGTAGTGGGAGGATTTTTAGTTGCGCGGGACGACGCGCAACGTTTTCGATTACTTGGACTGGCTGGAAGTCCCAGTTAGAATCAGGCTTTTTTTTTTCACCCGCAACTAGGCGTTGCAGATACTCAACTATTTGACCGATGGTTCGCAAGTCACCTAAGTCTTCGACGTTGGGTTTGGGTAGGTTGGGGTACGTTTCTTGCATTGCTCCCAGAATTTCTACCCGTTTGATAGAGTCGATACCTAAGTCCGCTTCCATGTCCATTTCCAGTTCCAGCATCTCGACTGGGTAGCCAGTTTTATCGCTGGTGATGGCTAGAAGTGTTTGGGCGATATCTGCGTAATCAGTGGTATCTTCTACTGTTTCGACAACTGGAGTCTCAGCAATTACTACTGGTTCAGGTGCAGTTACTACAGGCGCAACTGGCATTTCTGGTGCGACTGGTGCGGGTAACACTGCAACTCCGACATTAGCACTTCCAGAAGCATTAGATTGCAGATATTTAATGATGTCGCCGATGCTGCGTTTTTCTGCTAGTTCTTCTAAGTTGGGCTTGGGTAAGTTAGGATACATTTCTTGTAATCCACCCAAGATTTCAACTCGTTTGATGGAGTCAATACCCAAGTCGGCTTCCATATCCATCTCTAATTCGAGCATTTCGACTGGGTAGCCAGTTTTATCGCTGATAATAGCCAGCAGGTTTTTGTCTAAGTCAGAGACATCAACAGCAGGTGCAGCTATAACAGGTGCGCTAACTACAGCTACAGGCTGAGGCGTAGGAATTGGAACAACTGGTGCAGGTGTTTCAACTACAGGTGTGGGCGTGAAAGCAACAGGCTGAGGCGCAGATGCAACCGCTACAGGCTGAGGTGCTGGTGCGACTGGTGTTTCAATTACAGGCGCAGGCGCAACTGCTACAGGCTGGGGTGCTGGTGCAACTGGTGTTTCAACAGGTTTGTGACCATTACCGTTACCATTGCCATTTTTCGCTACAGGCTCAACTACTGGAGCGGGTGCAACAATTTTGGTGGTTGCAGGTACAGGTGCATCACTGACAGAGGTTGGTTCAACTGCAACACCACCAGCAATCAACTGTGAATATTGTTGCTGAATGAGATTGAAGAAATTTTTGGCGTATTCTACCTGTTCCAGAAGATATTGTTCATGGATGCGGAGAGTTTCACCTTGTTGGGCGTGAAACTGCATCATACTGCGTTCGACACCTTCCATCACCACTAGCTTCAGTTGCGCTACCTCTTGGGAAGACTTGGCGTTAGCGAACAAAGCGTTTTGCTGCTGCATCAGTTGGAAGAATGCTTTGGTATATTCCATCTGATGATTGAGATACTGACCGTGAGTTTGTAAGTTATCAGATTGATTCTTTTGGAATTGAGTCAGCAGATACTCTAAGCTTTCTAGCATTCGCTGGTAATTTACCAAGTTTTCAGGTGTTGGCATATCAGTTTCCTGGGCTAGTTTCATATTGAGTGCTGAGTGCTGAGTGCTGAGTGCTGAGTGCTGTACACTGAGCGAAGTCGAAGTGTGAGTGCTGAGTGTTGATTCTGGTGAAGAATTCTCAGTCTTTTCTTCACTTGTGGGCGGAATCTCTTGTAACTGGTCTTTCAACTCAGCACTCAGCACTTTCAACTCAGCACTTTGTAACGAAACCTTATGTCCACTCTCCAACGCTTCCTTAAAACCGTTTCTAGTTTTCTCCGAAACGTAGTTAATCCCATTGAGACGCACACTCAAAGTTTTCTTCTTCTCAGCAGGTAATACAGGTTGAACTTGATAAGGGTCAAGATTCTTCAACTGCATCCCAATGACGCGCATTTGTACTGCTGCTTCCCGCAGAGAACGATCGCTGTTCTTCTGAGTGCTAGGATTCAAGGCGATGGTAATATGAGGGCGATCGCCTAAAATATCCTTAACTAAGTTAGTCAGAATCCTTTTCGGCCCGAATTCCACAAAGCAAGCACCGCCAGCCGCGTAAATATTCTCAATTTCCTGTTTAAACAGCACCGAACTTGCCAGGTGAGTTTCCAGGATGCGCTGCATTCCCGTGGGGTCTTGGGGATAAGGCTTGCCAGTAACATTGCTGAAAACTGGAGTTGTTGCGGTATTGAATTTGACTGATTTTGTAGCGATCGCAAAGGACTTCTGGGCAAAAGCAATCAGTGAAGTATGAAAGGCTGCGGAAACAGGCAACGGTACAGCCGCATATCCCTGTTCTTGCAAAGTCTGACGCACTTTAGCGATTTCTGCGGTCGGCCCGGCCAACACTACCTGAGTCGGAGAATTAAAGTTAGCAATGGATACTTGCGGGAACTGCTTGAGTATAGGTTCAATTTTGTTGATGTCTTCTTTGACAGCCAACATCGTACCAGCGTCGTGGTCTGGGTCTTCTGGTGCAGCCATCGCTTGACCCCTAGCTTTCACTAAGAACAAGTAATCTGCTTCACTTAATACACCCGCAGCCCACAATGCTGTTAGTTCACCAAAGCTATGTCCGGCAACGAAATCAGACTTAAACCCAGCTTTTTGCAGGATGGAATACAACCCAGCACTAAAGACACCAATTGCAGGTTGCGCGTATTCTGTGCGTTGAAGTGCTGCAACTTGAGCATTTTTCTCTGCTTCTTCAAATGTCGGGCGCGGGAAGACAATTTCTGAGAGAGGCTGCAAGTTATCTTTTAGCAACAAGCTATCCATGTAACCATGTAACCGTTGCATCTCAGGGAAGTTCATCACCAATTCCCGACCCATTTCTAGGTATTGGGAACCTTGACCAGAGAACAGGGCGACAACTTTACCGCCTAATTCCATCCCAGAGGCGCGGTAGTAAATACCTTGGGGATGTTCCCAAGATGCGGCTGCACCTTTGAGTTTCAACCAGTCAATGCTGATTTGCAGCAACTTGCAAGCTTCTTGTAGGTTTTCAGCAACAAAACCAACTCTCGCCGCAGTTTGGGGAATTTCTAGTGATTGACTATCTTGCACCAACTGAGAAAAGTGTCTGTCGCCGCCTTCTGATTGCAACTTCCATAAATCTGCTTCACACTTGCTGAGTAGTTGCGCTGGGTTAGGCGCAAACAGCAGAATTTCTTGGGGTGTGCTGTGTATGCGGTAAGGTTTATTTTGTCCCGCTTCGTATTCTTCTAAAACTACGTGGTAGTTTGTCCCACCAAATCCGAAGGAACTCACACCCGCACGTCTTGGCGCGTCGCCTTCCGCCCGTATCCAAGGTCTGGTTTCAGTATTGAGATAAAATGCCGAGTTGTTAATGTCGAGTTTGGGGTTCGGCTCAGTAATATTAATGGTTGGCGGTAAAATTTTGTGATGCAGTGCCAAAGCAGTTTTAATTAAACTTGCCGCACCCGCAGCCGCTTTGGTGTGTCCGATTTGGGATTTCACACTACCTAAAGCGATGTGCTGCTTTTTCTGGTCGTGTACCCCAAAGAAGTCTCTTAAAGAACCGAACTCAGTTGGGTCTCCAGCCATTGTCCCCGTACCGTGGGCTTCCATCAGACCGACGGTAGCCGGAGAAAAACCAGCATCTTCGTAAGCGCGGCGTAAGGCTGTTACTTGCCCTTCTTTGCGGGGTGCATAAATACTCTTGTAGCGGCCATCGCTGGAAGTACCGATGCCTTTAATTACGGCGTAGATTTTATCGTTGTCTCGTTCCGCATCTTCTAGACGCTTGAGAACAATCATCCCGATACCTTCACCCAGCATCATCCCATCAGATTTCGCATCGAATGGTTTAACACTTTCACTGGGAGAAACCGCCGGGGTTTTGCTGAAGGAGATGTAAGCCATGATGGTGTTGTCTGTATCTACACCACCAGTCAGCATCATATCAGCACGATGTTCGACTAGTTCGCTGATAGCTAATTTCAATGCACCGAAGGAACTAGCACAAGCCGCGTCAACTACACAGTTAATTCCGCCGAAGTTCAAGCGGTTGGCGATGCGTCCAGCCACAACGTTAGCCAGCATACCAGGGAAAGCGTTTTCATCCCACTTGACGTAAGCGGCTTTAATTTTGTCAACGATTTTTTTGGTATCTTCGTCAGACAAACCACTGCTTTTAAGAACCTTTTCCCATATCGGATATTCTAAGCGTGCAGCCAGTGGCATTCCCAACTGTTTAGCCATCGCCACACCGAGAACTACCCCAGTTGTTTCGCGGCTAAACTCACGAGATTCACCATAGCCAGAATCTTCCATTGCTTCTTTTGCAACTACCAAACTGAGTAATTGCGAAACATCAGTTACTTCTAAAATGCTGGGCGGAATCCCAAATTCCATCGGGTTAAAATCAACCTCTGGAATAAAGCCACCGCGTTTACAATAAGTTTTATCTTCTGGGGTTCTGGGGTTGGGGTCGTAATAATCTTCTACGCTCCAGTGAGAGGGCGGAACATCAGTAATACAATCGATTTTGTTAATGATATTTTGCCAATATTCCCGCAAATTTCTGGCTTTCGCAAATAACGAAGCCATGCCCACAATAGCTATAGGATTTTGTTGCAGTTGTCTGTTAAGTTTGTTAATCGACATTGGTTTGTCTGTCGTCATCTTTTTTTCCTCTATATACCGAATCAAAGTTTTTTCACAACTGTTGATCTGGGCTTCTAATTCCGCCAAAGCAGTATCAATTGAATAAGCAGACATAGGACATAGACAGTTTTTAATTACTGTGGATTGTGAAGCTACAGTAGTCTTTGTTACCCATCAAAAATCATCTGTCTGTTGTGACAAGCAACTAGCTATCCTATGTATGAAGGCTAAATGCTTTTTTCCTAACAAACACTACACAATACAAATGAAGTACGAAACATTAAGTAAGTCGGGACAAACATCATTTTTTATTGCTTATTTGTCAGGTGTTTATTACTGCCGAATTACTTAAGAATGAAGTCTTTCACACTTCACACTTCATACTTCACACTTTTCCTGATATTGTGGTAGCAGGTCAATAACGTTGTTGAAACTGGTAAAATAATCTTGAAGCGCGTTAGCAGCTTGACCAGTAAATTCAAGCCATTCGTAATGGTAGAAGTTTTGTGTGATTGCATCCGGCTGGAACAATGGAAACTTAGGAGTAGCCATGAGGACAGAAACGCTTTTTTCTCCCAAGCTCGTTTGATTATCTAGCTTAACAGCAGCAACGTAGCTGGTATTAATGACAACGTTCTGTATCTTGATAAATGCCATAGCCAGTTTCAACGTCCAGGATAATATATTGTACGGAATTCGACCCAGAAAAGCTGACAAGTTCGTTACCGAAAGAACATCACCTCTACTTTAAATTTCACAGTAATTTGAAGAAATTAACCAACAGTTACAAGGTGATAGTGATGCGACTTTGTATAGTATGTTTCTCATCTTCAAGCACAATAAATGTGTTCTGTTTCCGTTGGGCTTTGAAGAGTTGAATTAATAAAAAGAATAGCACACTTCACATAAACTAAATCATTTCTTCAAGGGATTTTAAGAAAAGAATCTGGCTTTTAGTAGATGGCAATGTTAAACACAATATTGCATTCAAGTATATTTGCAAACTCATATTTAGTGGTTGTGCATTTACGCGATCGCTCTCCCAAATCCAAATACAGCTTAATTTCCTAGCCATTAGCACCATCAGCATATTCCGTAGACAATCCATAAGCAAATACATGGGTATATATCCGATATTTTCAACGTAGCATCATAATTTGATTCGACTTTTTGATGAATTTTTAAAATAAGGCAAAAAACAACACCAATAAGTTAGGAATCAGCAAATATTAAAATTTTAGAAAGTACAGCATAAACAATACTTTGATGACATTTCACAAATTACAAACATTTGAGTGTTGAAATGTATATCTGCTAAAAACGTTACAGAAAATGAGGTGTTCCAGATCCCCGACTTCTTCAAGAAGTCGGGGATCTAACTTTGAATCAAATGGACGGCAAATCAAAAGCTCCTCCGTGGTTGGTGAGCGAAGCCGAACCACTGCCTTCTACTCATCAAACACTCACCATTTTTTTTGCTAACTTGCCAGTCAATTGCTGCCAGCGCATCACGCCGCGATTAACTAATTGCTGATTTTCATCGCCAATAAAACAGATGCGTCCCAACCTTTCACAAGTAGCTAATATTTCACCATTCCCCATAAATGGCGCAATGATAAAATTATTGGGACTGGTGTAGAAATTTATTAAATAATTGACAACACCTTCTATACCTTCTATGTGAATTGGTGATTGGGGTTTAGCGATCGCATGATGTGAAAAAATGCCTATATAAAGGTTATTTACTAACAACTCATATTGAAATGGCATTTTGTTATGTTTGTAAAAATCGTAAATTTGTCCTTCAGAACGGAGGACAGCCACAACCCTGGCTTCGTCTACTAAATAATTATGTTGCCATGTAGAGGATACAGTAGCGATCGCCAGTGCTGCATCTGAAGGTAACAAATTCCGAAACTGTGAAGTGTAAGTATCGCCACAATAAACCAAATGTCTTCCCAACATCCATTCTTCACCAACTTTTATGGCGGGTTCTACATTGGCTTTGGTTTGCTCAATTGCTTGTTCTACCTGGCGTTGCACCTTTTTGATGGCTAATTTCGCTTCTTTCTCCGCCATAGCACTTTTAAAAGCTAATATCTGTAACTCTTTTTGCTTTTTGTTAGCTTCTGCAATTAATTGTGTTTGCTGAATAATTGCTGGTTCATCTCCCTGTTTTTGGGCCAATTCCAAAGCTTTTTGTGCAGTTTCGGCTAAACTGCGTTCTTCGCTACCAGCCCTGGCAATTTTCAGTAGTATTGTAGGACTGTCAGCTAGAGATGTACCTTTAATCATCTGTTTCACATCTGGATGGATACTTTTAGCGATTTGCTTTCCATGTTGAAAAGTACGCTCAGAGTATCCAACTTCCTTCGCCAACTCGATGGTTCTTTTAGGTGGTGAAATGGTTGCACCACCTTTGAAGGTATGTTGGTTATCTCCAGCTTTCGCCCGTAACCCCATCCGCTCTAAAATCTGGTCACGCTCTAACCACAGTTCTGAACGCTCCAAGGGTTCTAACTCATTGCGAATCAGGTTTTCGTCAATTTCTGCCAGCCGCGCTTGGTCAGCATCTTGATAGTTAACAACATTACATTCGATGGTTTCTAACCCCAAAAGCTGACAAGCTGTGAGGCGATGCAAACCAGCAACCAAGGTCAAATTCTGATCTACCGTGATGGGGTTGAGTAAACCATTGGCTTTAATTGATTCTTTTAACTCACTAACTTTATGAGCATTAACAGGACGGCGGTTAGCACCTATATGAATTTGATCGATAGCAATAACAGGCATAATTACTGTTTTCATATAAGTTCAGTTAAAACAACCAAGATAACACGCGAAGTCAATTTCACACATTTTATTTAGTGAGTTGAAATCTAGAATTTTGTTCCTGAAATTTAGGAGAATGCAGCACCTCGACTTACCTCGACTTCTCCTGACGGAGACGCTGCGCGAACGCTCGGTACAAGTCGCTCGGCGACCGGAGGCAGAAGGTGAAAGTATTACTATTTGTAGCATTCATGTTTTTCAATTTTTCTCACCTGTCTGGCAATAGCTATCTATACAATGTATTTGAAATTACACAATTTTGGTAAAAAATAATCATGAAAATAATTGTTAAAATTTATCCCTATTCCCTACTCCCCATTCCCCACTCCCAAGCACATAGCTGAGTCATTAAAAGCTAACTTAAGCAATGCCAATCGGTTGACAAGAGTAAACAATTTTGCAATAATTGGACACAGTTTATCCAGATTTTCTAAACGCTTCATTTGAGGAAAACTAAATTTTTGGGTTAGCGTTATCGTAATTTAGAATACTGGATTTGATAGGAAATTAAGTTAAAACTGAGAAAGATTTAGAGTACAGCCTTCTGTTAGTTATCCGCACAATTAATTATCAAGATTGGTGTAAAGGCGTACAACAAGTATGAAGTATGAAGTGTGAATTATGAAATAGGGAGTAGGGAGTAGGGAGTAGGGAGTGGAAAAGATAGGAGAAATATAAATTATTCTTTCCTCCTACCTTCTGACTCCTGAATGCTTACATTTTCAGACTTCATTTTGCACCTTAATTATCAGTCATTTCGGCTGTTCCCTGGCATAGCACGATTGGAATAAAAATATGGCACTAAAAAGATACGGCCACTTGTTTACAAAACCCTTGAGTCGGTGGCAAATAATTTTGGCAGCTTCTATTACTGTAGCTGTGGCTGGGCTAGGAACTTTTTACACTGTTGCACCAAAATCAAACCGTGTCGCAGTTCATACCACTCAAGCAACAACACCAAAACCCGCGCCTGTAAAAGTTGCAGTCACCGCTTTAGGACGTTTGCAGCCAGAAGGTAAAGTTACTTATTTGTCTGCACCTAATTCTATCAACGGTGTGCGTGTGGAAAAGCTGTTGGTCAAAGAAGGGGATGAAGTCAAAGCTGGGCAGGTATTGGCATATTTAGAAGATTATAATCGTGCCACAGCCGCTTTACAACAATCCTTAGATAAATTACAAGTTGCCAAAGCTAAATTAGCACAGGTAAAAGCTGGGGCAAAATCTGGAGACATTGAGGCGCAAAAAGCCAGCATTGCAAATTTAGCATCTCAATTAAAAGGAGAAGTTGCCACTCAACAAGCAACTATTAACCGCATTAAAGCTGAAGTTGATAACGCTCAAAAAGAAAACGATCGCTATCAGCAATTATACAAACAAGGTGCGATCGCGGCTTCTGTGGCAGACAGCAAAGCTTTACAACTCAAAACCGCCCAGCAACAACTTACCGAAGCGCAAGCGGCGCTGACTCGTACCCAAAACACTCTACAAGACCAACAAAAAGAAGCGCAAGCCAGACTCAGCAGTATTAAAGAAGTACGTTCTGTGGATGTTGA
This sequence is a window from Aulosira sp. FACHB-615. Protein-coding genes within it:
- a CDS encoding ParB N-terminal domain-containing protein, with translation MPVIAIDQIHIGANRRPVNAHKVSELKESIKANGLLNPITVDQNLTLVAGLHRLTACQLLGLETIECNVVNYQDADQARLAEIDENLIRNELEPLERSELWLERDQILERMGLRAKAGDNQHTFKGGATISPPKRTIELAKEVGYSERTFQHGKQIAKSIHPDVKQMIKGTSLADSPTILLKIARAGSEERSLAETAQKALELAQKQGDEPAIIQQTQLIAEANKKQKELQILAFKSAMAEKEAKLAIKKVQRQVEQAIEQTKANVEPAIKVGEEWMLGRHLVYCGDTYTSQFRNLLPSDAALAIATVSSTWQHNYLVDEARVVAVLRSEGQIYDFYKHNKMPFQYELLVNNLYIGIFSHHAIAKPQSPIHIEGIEGVVNYLINFYTSPNNFIIAPFMGNGEILATCERLGRICFIGDENQQLVNRGVMRWQQLTGKLAKKMVSV
- a CDS encoding ABC exporter membrane fusion protein, which translates into the protein MALKRYGHLFTKPLSRWQIILAASITVAVAGLGTFYTVAPKSNRVAVHTTQATTPKPAPVKVAVTALGRLQPEGKVTYLSAPNSINGVRVEKLLVKEGDEVKAGQVLAYLEDYNRATAALQQSLDKLQVAKAKLAQVKAGAKSGDIEAQKASIANLASQLKGEVATQQATINRIKAEVDNAQKENDRYQQLYKQGAIAASVADSKALQLKTAQQQLTEAQAALTRTQNTLQDQQKEAQARLSSIKEVRSVDVEAAQTEVKSAVTAIKQAKADQELTYIKAPIEGRILKIHAKTGEVINTSGFAEIGKISQMYVIAEVYQTDIQKVRVGQKASITSAAFTGKLQGTVKEIGWQVDKQSIFSLNPRSDTDRRIVEVKISIDNPADSQKVARMTNLQVDVSIQI
- a CDS encoding type I polyketide synthase, with product MSAYSIDTALAELEAQINSCEKTLIRYIEEKKMTTDKPMSINKLNRQLQQNPIAIVGMASLFAKARNLREYWQNIINKIDCITDVPPSHWSVEDYYDPNPRTPEDKTYCKRGGFIPEVDFNPMEFGIPPSILEVTDVSQLLSLVVAKEAMEDSGYGESREFSRETTGVVLGVAMAKQLGMPLAARLEYPIWEKVLKSSGLSDEDTKKIVDKIKAAYVKWDENAFPGMLANVVAGRIANRLNFGGINCVVDAACASSFGALKLAISELVEHRADMMLTGGVDTDNTIMAYISFSKTPAVSPSESVKPFDAKSDGMMLGEGIGMIVLKRLEDAERDNDKIYAVIKGIGTSSDGRYKSIYAPRKEGQVTALRRAYEDAGFSPATVGLMEAHGTGTMAGDPTEFGSLRDFFGVHDQKKQHIALGSVKSQIGHTKAAAGAASLIKTALALHHKILPPTINITEPNPKLDINNSAFYLNTETRPWIRAEGDAPRRAGVSSFGFGGTNYHVVLEEYEAGQNKPYRIHSTPQEILLFAPNPAQLLSKCEADLWKLQSEGGDRHFSQLVQDSQSLEIPQTAARVGFVAENLQEACKLLQISIDWLKLKGAAASWEHPQGIYYRASGMELGGKVVALFSGQGSQYLEMGRELVMNFPEMQRLHGYMDSLLLKDNLQPLSEIVFPRPTFEEAEKNAQVAALQRTEYAQPAIGVFSAGLYSILQKAGFKSDFVAGHSFGELTALWAAGVLSEADYLFLVKARGQAMAAPEDPDHDAGTMLAVKEDINKIEPILKQFPQVSIANFNSPTQVVLAGPTAEIAKVRQTLQEQGYAAVPLPVSAAFHTSLIAFAQKSFAIATKSVKFNTATTPVFSNVTGKPYPQDPTGMQRILETHLASSVLFKQEIENIYAAGGACFVEFGPKRILTNLVKDILGDRPHITIALNPSTQKNSDRSLREAAVQMRVIGMQLKNLDPYQVQPVLPAEKKKTLSVRLNGINYVSEKTRNGFKEALESGHKVSLQSAELKVLSAELKDQLQEIPPTSEEKTENSSPESTLSTHTSTSLSVQHSALSTQHSALNMKLAQETDMPTPENLVNYQRMLESLEYLLTQFQKNQSDNLQTHGQYLNHQMEYTKAFFQLMQQQNALFANAKSSQEVAQLKLVVMEGVERSMMQFHAQQGETLRIHEQYLLEQVEYAKNFFNLIQQQYSQLIAGGVAVEPTSVSDAPVPATTKIVAPAPVVEPVAKNGNGNGNGHKPVETPVAPAPQPVAVAPAPVIETPVAPAPQPVAVASAPQPVAFTPTPVVETPAPVVPIPTPQPVAVVSAPVIAAPAVDVSDLDKNLLAIISDKTGYPVEMLELEMDMEADLGIDSIKRVEILGGLQEMYPNLPKPNLEELAEKRSIGDIIKYLQSNASGSANVGVAVLPAPVAPEMPVAPVVTAPEPVVIAETPVVETVEDTTDYADIAQTLLAITSDKTGYPVEMLELEMDMEADLGIDSIKRVEILGAMQETYPNLPKPNVEDLGDLRTIGQIVEYLQRLVAGEKKKPDSNWDFQPVQVIENVARRPAQLKILPLPDSLEFSLPEGHICLITDDGSLTTSHLVQTLCDRGWKVVVLSFPQAIIAQQAPLPAGVERITLADMSEELLQHKLSAIATNIGTIGSFIHIHPQAVEQDKAIVKHIFFVAKYLKKALTETANYTRSSFLTVVRLDGAFGLEHNTNYGAIAGGLFGLTKTLRWEWPKVFARSIDLSPAIDAQKSAEHIIGELCDSNLYINEVGYGSQGRVTLKASIK
- a CDS encoding SDR family NAD(P)-dependent oxidoreductase, with protein sequence MTTATQVRSSSVFLVSGGAKGITSLCVKKLAQQQPCTFILLGRSEILENEPDFAKDCFEDAALKKRIMENLLAQGEKPTPMSVQKIYNKIASSREIKQTIAEIQATGAKVEYLSADVTNVAELQQKLAATVARTGAITGIIHGAGNLADKLIEKKTDQDFEKVYTAKVQGLENLLNCVNPNQLEQLVLFSSVTGFYGNIGQSDYAIANEILNKSAHLFKQKHPNCHVVAINWGGWDSGMVTPELKKAFAERGIDIIPIDIGAQMLVNELHPAHHDSTQVVIGSPTIRPPAPLDAELKSYRIRRRIVLEANPFLYDHVIAGSPVLPATCAMSWMINACEELHPGYRYLSCKEFKVLKGITFANSNISEHILEVQELAKSESEFVELQTTILSKTPEGKTHYHFRANIKIVRKMPEAPVYESVNLSEDNIITTTGKDFYQKDSSSLFHGPAFQKITRVINITPEKITTECYWASISPQTQGQFPINWHNPYCNDLSTQPLWVWLNHFHQEICLPGQLTHSEQFRALPCDEIFYVSCEVKAKTATGVTSDYYIHDREGKIYSRILGAKAVIWPMRMMNK